In Colias croceus chromosome 8, ilColCroc2.1, a genomic segment contains:
- the LOC123693514 gene encoding tubulin-specific chaperone C isoform X1, translated as MSDKTAVLERLSRREAQRIEKLQKAHKAREEVDATNENEDYFSGAFKIRSDIIEQLLSQVPTLECDVLPGHFDNIKREVNELQKFVVTSSFFLKEFNLRKYLGIVQNLQTKCYELEDRYVPRKKFGFTRKKLPKSHSQKQDSVDENDGAGKTDSNKWDDKLFGFDSKENKVLSLENDELFQRDVALRNLKNCTVGLKGVMGTLHITNLDNCIILTGPVTSSVFIEKCNNCKIVTACQQLRMHTSTKCDIYLHVTSKGIVEDCTEIRTAPYNLYYEDLEKHLNMSALDRNSNNWDNLDDFNWLAPDIPSPNWQIMDTAHRICNWSEWWSKLPS; from the coding sequence ATGAGCGACAAGACGGCAGTTTTAGAGAGGCTTAGTAGACGTGAAGCACAGAGGATTGAGAAACTACAAAAGGCACACAAGGCAAGGGAGGAGGTTGACGCAACAAATGAGAATGAAGATTACTTTTCAGGAGCTTTCAAAATAAGGTCAGATATAATAGAACAGTTATTATCACAAGTGCCCACCTTAGAGTGTGATGTACTTCCAGGACACTTTGACAACATCAAGCGAGAAGTGAATGAACTACAAAAATTTGTTGTGACGTCTTCCTTTTTCCTAAAGGAATTCAATTTACGTAAATATCTGGGTATAGTACAAAACTTGCAGACCAAATGTTACGAACTGGAAGACAGGTATGTGCCTCGCAAGAAATTTGGCTTTACAAGGAAAAAGCTACCAAAATCGCACAGCCAGAAGCAAGATTCTGTTGATGAAAATGATGGGGCCGGCAAAACAGATAGCAATAAATGGGACGATAAGTTGTTTGGCTTTGActcaaaagaaaataaagttttgtcCTTGGAAAATGATGAATTGTTTCAAAGGGATGTTGCATTGCGTAACTTGAAGAACTGTACTGTAGGATTGAAAGGTGTTATGGGCACTTTGCACATAACAAATTTGGATAACTGTATAATTCTAACTGGACCAGTGACATCAtcagtttttattgaaaagtgCAACAATTGTAAAATTGTCACTGCATGCCAGCAGCTCCGAATGCACACTTCGACTAAATGTGATATATACTTGCATGTGACAAGCAAAGGAATTGTTGAAGATTGCACAGAAATTAGAACTGCACCTTATAACTTATATTACGAAGACttagaaaaacatttaaatatgtcCGCATTAGATAGAAATAGTAACAACTGGGATAATTTGGACGATTTTAACTGGCTGGCTCCAGATATTCCATCTCCGAATTGGCAAATTATGGATACCGCGCATCGGATTTGTAACTGGTCAGAATGGTGGTCAAAACTACCctcatag
- the LOC123693514 gene encoding tubulin-specific chaperone C isoform X2 — MSVAARSAFWIISIGTVSFGLFTFFKPDDDLLKQFDDESKFTTARKSSRDTIAVLKEATNQNSEISKKRLSRREAQRIEKLQKAHKAREEVDATNENEDYFSGAFKIRSDIIEQLLSQVPTLECDVLPGHFDNIKREVNELQKFVVTSSFFLKEFNLRKYLGIVQNLQTKCYELEDRYVPRKKFGFTRKKLPKSHSQKQDSVDENDGAGKTDSNKWDDKLFGFDSKENKVLSLENDELFQRDVALRNLKNCTVGLKGVMGTLHITNLDNCIILTGPVTSSVFIEKCNNCKIVTACQQLRMHTSTKCDIYLHVTSKGIVEDCTEIRTAPYNLYYEDLEKHLNMSALDRNSNNWDNLDDFNWLAPDIPSPNWQIMDTAHRICNWSEWWSKLPS, encoded by the exons ATGAGTGTAGCTGCTAGGTCTGCGTTCTGGATTATCTCCATTGGTACAGTCAGTTTTGGCCTCTTCACATTTTTCAAACCTGATGATGACTTACTTAAGCAG tttGATGACGAATCAAAATTTACAACGGCTAGAAAGAGTAGTCGGGATACTATAGCTGTACTAAAAGAAGCAACCAATCAAAATTCcgaaatatccaaaaaa AGGCTTAGTAGACGTGAAGCACAGAGGATTGAGAAACTACAAAAGGCACACAAGGCAAGGGAGGAGGTTGACGCAACAAATGAGAATGAAGATTACTTTTCAGGAGCTTTCAAAATAAGGTCAGATATAATAGAACAGTTATTATCACAAGTGCCCACCTTAGAGTGTGATGTACTTCCAGGACACTTTGACAACATCAAGCGAGAAGTGAATGAACTACAAAAATTTGTTGTGACGTCTTCCTTTTTCCTAAAGGAATTCAATTTACGTAAATATCTGGGTATAGTACAAAACTTGCAGACCAAATGTTACGAACTGGAAGACAGGTATGTGCCTCGCAAGAAATTTGGCTTTACAAGGAAAAAGCTACCAAAATCGCACAGCCAGAAGCAAGATTCTGTTGATGAAAATGATGGGGCCGGCAAAACAGATAGCAATAAATGGGACGATAAGTTGTTTGGCTTTGActcaaaagaaaataaagttttgtcCTTGGAAAATGATGAATTGTTTCAAAGGGATGTTGCATTGCGTAACTTGAAGAACTGTACTGTAGGATTGAAAGGTGTTATGGGCACTTTGCACATAACAAATTTGGATAACTGTATAATTCTAACTGGACCAGTGACATCAtcagtttttattgaaaagtgCAACAATTGTAAAATTGTCACTGCATGCCAGCAGCTCCGAATGCACACTTCGACTAAATGTGATATATACTTGCATGTGACAAGCAAAGGAATTGTTGAAGATTGCACAGAAATTAGAACTGCACCTTATAACTTATATTACGAAGACttagaaaaacatttaaatatgtcCGCATTAGATAGAAATAGTAACAACTGGGATAATTTGGACGATTTTAACTGGCTGGCTCCAGATATTCCATCTCCGAATTGGCAAATTATGGATACCGCGCATCGGATTTGTAACTGGTCAGAATGGTGGTCAAAACTACCctcatag
- the LOC123693513 gene encoding spondin-1-like, translating to MLKYFGHNIVYLVLIFNVCQCNENVCDRRPLGTKTEPLPPDNRFKIEIVGIGNNMQYIPLRQYRVRLSATGEGSTFIAFTIAAREDTKYNDKNPRKPILLDPGFIKVSPDFPSIPSPNCKNSVIQSDITPKKFVEVLWLAPPKDNKCVTIYAVLAVKPDVWYNFEGPLSKLVCEDRRNVEDMQPPENDDCRICEDAKYLLTFDGIWSYNTHPQMFPNTKELARFSDVVGAAHNKNYNIFNSNSVASHGLKMLAEQGNTTKLEMEILAQLGSSVRSLIKASGQPKPNMATTTTFRVSKEYHLVSLVTAILPSPDWFLGVSNMEMCDAATGVWAPNLTLNIYPLDAGTDSGATFEASNDDTMPPQQVASAPINKEVPKEQMKPFAKLRFELIRTYLTSECEIETSSAPDTRQVLDKGSSENSYIPETSPEPEQPILPIDPDSSPDCPITEWEEWLPCEGECEGGKLQGFQSRFRYHIVDEVPVGKYSENSASFADKEVSPYCLENYDDSEIQECEDTCDEDEEENA from the exons atgttgaaatattttg GTCACAACATCGTATACTTGgtattaattttcaatgtaTGCCAATGTAACGAAAATGTATGTGATCGACGTCCATTGGGAACTAAAACCGAACCGTTACCTCCGGATAACAGATTCAAAATCGAAATAGTCGGTATTGGCAATAACATGCAGTATATACCCTTACGACAATATCGAG TTCGCCTGTCCGCAACGGGTGAGGGGTCGACATTTATTGCTTTTACAATAGCTGCTCGTGAAGACACCAAATATAATGACAAAAATCCTAGGAAACCAATACTGCTAGACCCAGGGTTCATTAAAGTCTCGCCAGATTTTCCTTCGATACCGAGCCCTAATTGCAAGAATTCAGTCATACAATCGGATATTACACCCAAAAAATTCGTggag gtaTTATGGCTAGCACCCCCCAAAGACAATAAATGTGTAACGATATATGCAGTTTTGGCGGTAAAACCAGATGTATGGTACAATTTTGAAGGGCCGCTATCCAAACTTGTTTGTGAAGATCGTCGTAATGTGGAGGACATGCAACCGCCAGAAAACGATGATTGTCGTATTTGCGAAGATGCTAAATATTTG CTTACATTTGATGGAATTTGGTCCTACAATACACACCCGCAAATGTTTCCAAACACAAAAGAGCTAGCTCGATTCAGTGATGTCGTCGGTGCGGCccacaataaaaattataatatttttaattccaaCTCCGTGGCCAGTCACGGGCTCAAGATGTTAGCTGAACAGGGCAATACGACTAAATTGGAGATGGAGATTCTAGCTCAG CTAGGATCATCAGTTCGCTCGCTAATAAAGGCGTCTGGACAGCCCAAACCCAATATGGCCACAACAACGACATTCAGGGTATCCAAAGAGTATCACCTCGTGTCGCTGGTGACAGCCATATTACCGTCACCTGATTGGTTCCTTGGCGTTTCTAATATGGAGATGTGCGATGCGGCAACTGGTGTCTGGGCACCGAACTTGACGTTGAATATTTATCCGTTGGATGCCGGTACGGATAGCGGTGCAACGTTTGAG GCATCGAACGACGATACTATGCCACCGCAACAGGTTGCCTCTGCGCCGATTAATAAGGAAGTCCCAAAGGAACAAATGAAGCCTTTTGCGAAACTGAGATTTGAGTTAATAAGAACATACTTGACATCAGAATGTGAAATTGAAACTTCTTCAGCTCCGGATACAAGACAAG TTCTAGACAAAGGTTCTAGTGAAAACAGTTATATTCCTGAGACATCTCCTGAACCAga ACAACCAATACTTCCGATAGATCCGGATTCTTCACCGGACTGTCCCATCACGGAATGGGAAGAATGGTTGCCCTGTGAAGGCGAGTGCGAGGGCGGTAAATTGCAAGGCTTTCAAAGCCGCTTTCGGTATCATATTGTTGATGAGGTTCCCGTCGGAAAATATAGTGAAAAC agcGCTTCATTCGCTGATAAAGAAGTGTCACCATATTGTTTAGAGAATTACGACGACAGTGAGATACAAGAATGTGAAGATACATGTGATGAAGATGAGGAAGAAAATGCTTAA
- the LOC123693515 gene encoding spondin-1-like isoform X2, which produces MPGPLIWVLFLLLQGGFAFRCERRPYGSLTQPSAPDGRFKLVVEGADDSYMPDQLYIVKVTETDGESRFIGFMISAEGDIKQDPKNPRKIIALSPGDLRPQNLFSAKFSDRCLNSVEHASATPKSVVEIYWQAPPSGNGCVTLRAMVAENEEEWYEDGAPLSLKLCEDMRQSDDVTPQLNYECDICDEAKYEISFTGIWSRNTHPRLYPENDWIPKYSDLVGASHGIDFFLWAPGSLATDGLKEMAEYTNTSKLELEIREKIGDGVRTLIKGKGHGYRKMNNPTYAFFRADKTNHLVTAAIGLHPSPDWFLGVSRFELCQKDNTWLPERELNLYPWDAGTDSGVSYESGNFPTFPQDSISRVQTSSYDKNSPFYEMDMKDLHPFGKLHIKLIKTYQKECESDKETETEPPTDETTPTSTTVTEETEEPGEERPSEPDEPSSESPLVTDPESSEDCPMTQWLEWGPCEGPCEGDRVVGYQSRERFHLVDGVAVEKYDPNVDPSTRKEVPRFCKNHYEDFERRECEDDCIDLKDSNEVR; this is translated from the exons ATGCCAGGGCCACTCATatgggttttatttttattgctacaAGGAGGTTTTGCCTTCCGCTGTGAACGCCGACCTTATGGATCGCTCACACAACCGTCGGCACCAGATGGCAGATTTAAGTTGGTTGTAGAAGGAGCTGATGATAGTTACATGCCAGATCAACTTTATATTG TTAAAGTAACGGAAACGGATGGCGAATCTAGGTTTATAGGTTTTATGATATCTGCTGAAGGTGATATAAAACAGGATCCCAAAAATCCGAGGAAGATAATAGCTCTCTCACCAGGCGACTTGAGGCCACAAAACTTGTTCTCGGCGAAATTCAGTGATCGCTGTCTCAATTCTGTGGAACATGCTTCTGCTACTCCGAAATCTGTTGTTgag atttattggcAAGCACCTCCATCAGGAAATGGATGTGTTACGCTACGAGCGATGGTCGCTGAGAATGAGGAAGAATGGTATGAGGATGGAGCGCCATTATCTTTAAAGCTATGTGAGGATATGCGTCAATCAGACGACGTAACGCCTCAACTAAATTACGAATGTGATATTTGTGACGAGGCTAAATATGAG ATTTCTTTTACTGGAATTTGGTCGAGAAATACTCACCCACGTCTCTATCCTGAAAATGATTGGATTCCAAAGTACAGTGATCTTGTTGGAGCATCCCATGGTATAGATTTTTTCCTCTGGGCTCCTGGTTCTCTAGCTACCGATGGGCTTAAAGAAATGGCGGAATATACGAACACGTCCAAATTAGAACTAGAAATACGTGAAAAG ATTGGAGACGGAGTAAGAACGTTAATAAAAGGAAAAGGACATGGGTACCGTAAAATGAACAATCCAACTTACGCCTTCTTTCGTGCTGATAAAACTAACCATCTCGTAACTGCTGCTATTGGTCTACACCCGTCACCTGACTGGTTTCTTGGAGTCAGCAGATTTGAGCTTTGTCAAAAGGATAATACGTGGTTACCAGAACGGGAGTTGAATTTGTATCCTTGGGATGCAGGAACTGATAGTGGTGTATCTTATGAG TCGGGAAATTTCCCCACATTTCCTCAAGATTCTATATCACGCGTACAAACTAGTTCTTATGATAAGAACTCGCCATTTTACGAAATGGACATGAAGGATCTGCATCCGTTTGGGAAATTACAcattaaactaataaaaacttatcAAAAAGAGTGTGAAAGTGACAAGGAGACTGAAACAGAGCCACCTacag ATGAAACAACACCAACATCAACCACTGTAACCGAAGAAACAGAAGAACCAGGTGAAGAGAGACCTTCGGAACCAGACGAGCCTTCCAG TGAATCGCCTCTAGTGACGGACCCAGAGTCGTCAGAAGACTGTCCAATGACGCAATGGCTGGAGTGGGGCCCGTGTGAGGGGCCGTGTGAAGGTGACAGGGTGGTGGGTTACCAGTCAAGAGAACGGTTCCACTTGGTTGATGGGGTGGCTGTTGAGAAATATGATCCTAAT GTGGATCCTTCAACAAGAAAAGAAGTTCCAAGGTTTTGCAAAAACCATTATGAAGACTTTGAAAGAAGAGAATGTGAAGATGATTGCATTGACTTGAAAGATAGTAACGAAGTGCGATAA
- the LOC123693515 gene encoding spondin-1-like isoform X1, with protein sequence MPGPLIWVLFLLLQGGFAFRCERRPYGSLTQPSAPDGRFKLVVEGADDSYMPDQLYIVKVTETDGESRFIGFMISAEGDIKQDPKNPRKIIALSPGDLRPQNLFSAKFSDRCLNSVEHASATPKSVVEIYWQAPPSGNGCVTLRAMVAENEEEWYEDGAPLSLKLCEDMRQSDDVTPQLNYECDICDEAKYEISFTGIWSRNTHPRLYPENDWIPKYSDLVGASHGIDFFLWAPGSLATDGLKEMAEYTNTSKLELEIREKIGDGVRTLIKGKGHGYRKMNNPTYAFFRADKTNHLVTAAIGLHPSPDWFLGVSRFELCQKDNTWLPERELNLYPWDAGTDSGVSYESGNFPTFPQDSISRVQTSSYDKNSPFYEMDMKDLHPFGKLHIKLIKTYQKECESDKETETEPPTDETTPTSTTVTEETEEPGEERPSEPDEPSRYQYTDSEHRGESPLVTDPESSEDCPMTQWLEWGPCEGPCEGDRVVGYQSRERFHLVDGVAVEKYDPNVDPSTRKEVPRFCKNHYEDFERRECEDDCIDLKDSNEVR encoded by the exons ATGCCAGGGCCACTCATatgggttttatttttattgctacaAGGAGGTTTTGCCTTCCGCTGTGAACGCCGACCTTATGGATCGCTCACACAACCGTCGGCACCAGATGGCAGATTTAAGTTGGTTGTAGAAGGAGCTGATGATAGTTACATGCCAGATCAACTTTATATTG TTAAAGTAACGGAAACGGATGGCGAATCTAGGTTTATAGGTTTTATGATATCTGCTGAAGGTGATATAAAACAGGATCCCAAAAATCCGAGGAAGATAATAGCTCTCTCACCAGGCGACTTGAGGCCACAAAACTTGTTCTCGGCGAAATTCAGTGATCGCTGTCTCAATTCTGTGGAACATGCTTCTGCTACTCCGAAATCTGTTGTTgag atttattggcAAGCACCTCCATCAGGAAATGGATGTGTTACGCTACGAGCGATGGTCGCTGAGAATGAGGAAGAATGGTATGAGGATGGAGCGCCATTATCTTTAAAGCTATGTGAGGATATGCGTCAATCAGACGACGTAACGCCTCAACTAAATTACGAATGTGATATTTGTGACGAGGCTAAATATGAG ATTTCTTTTACTGGAATTTGGTCGAGAAATACTCACCCACGTCTCTATCCTGAAAATGATTGGATTCCAAAGTACAGTGATCTTGTTGGAGCATCCCATGGTATAGATTTTTTCCTCTGGGCTCCTGGTTCTCTAGCTACCGATGGGCTTAAAGAAATGGCGGAATATACGAACACGTCCAAATTAGAACTAGAAATACGTGAAAAG ATTGGAGACGGAGTAAGAACGTTAATAAAAGGAAAAGGACATGGGTACCGTAAAATGAACAATCCAACTTACGCCTTCTTTCGTGCTGATAAAACTAACCATCTCGTAACTGCTGCTATTGGTCTACACCCGTCACCTGACTGGTTTCTTGGAGTCAGCAGATTTGAGCTTTGTCAAAAGGATAATACGTGGTTACCAGAACGGGAGTTGAATTTGTATCCTTGGGATGCAGGAACTGATAGTGGTGTATCTTATGAG TCGGGAAATTTCCCCACATTTCCTCAAGATTCTATATCACGCGTACAAACTAGTTCTTATGATAAGAACTCGCCATTTTACGAAATGGACATGAAGGATCTGCATCCGTTTGGGAAATTACAcattaaactaataaaaacttatcAAAAAGAGTGTGAAAGTGACAAGGAGACTGAAACAGAGCCACCTacag ATGAAACAACACCAACATCAACCACTGTAACCGAAGAAACAGAAGAACCAGGTGAAGAGAGACCTTCGGAACCAGACGAGCCTTCCAGGTATCAATACACAGATTCTGAGCATCGTGG TGAATCGCCTCTAGTGACGGACCCAGAGTCGTCAGAAGACTGTCCAATGACGCAATGGCTGGAGTGGGGCCCGTGTGAGGGGCCGTGTGAAGGTGACAGGGTGGTGGGTTACCAGTCAAGAGAACGGTTCCACTTGGTTGATGGGGTGGCTGTTGAGAAATATGATCCTAAT GTGGATCCTTCAACAAGAAAAGAAGTTCCAAGGTTTTGCAAAAACCATTATGAAGACTTTGAAAGAAGAGAATGTGAAGATGATTGCATTGACTTGAAAGATAGTAACGAAGTGCGATAA
- the LOC123693914 gene encoding engulfment and cell motility protein 1: protein MSVKPIKMPSATKDSTILKIAVEMLNAPDKVPQLIEFDQSQPLSSIIQLLCKAWGLPDPSNYALQFSESNNQNYITEKNRNEIKNGSVLRLEQSPAKTVQDILAKINTGTEPEQCTALMKLSTVSSDLTFALEFINKKGLSLIISNIETGKFKGSALKYALVTFVELMDHGIISWDILENQFINKVVSFVSNQTNTQDPKIIQSCLSILENIVLNSSGKNSHVEKEITIPSLISHLENSDRVIQQNAIALINAIFSKADLTKRKTIAATLCSKQVRNKIYENLITKNVSKEALGTELAHQLYVLQTLTLGLLEPRMRQRADVQEQESQEKIKELRKYAFESDNNTNIEVTTRRQGGSLTKDFKKLGFKCEIDPIKDFNEIPPGVLALDCMLYFARNYREDYTKIVLRNSCRADEQECPFGKTSVELVKLLCEILHIGESPSEQGQTYHPLFFTHDHPFEELFCICIVLLNKTWKEMRATTEDFIKVLSVVREQITRALAASPKGFDKFRQKVKELTYNEITHLWQQERTNREVWESHARPIVELKEKITPEIIDLIQQQRLGVLVGGTRFKKYMKINRKDKFWFVRLSPNHKILHYGECDEKSTPSLEELGSKLAVADIKCVVVGKDCPHMKDLKGKISSPHLAFSLILKAAEVPSLDFVAPDEQIFDYWTDGINALLKEKMTSKSYENDLETLLSMDIKVRLLDAEGIDIPQDPPQIPPEPEDYDFYYENN from the coding sequence ATGTCTGTAAAGCCAATAAAAATGCCGTCGGCGACGAAAGATTCCACTATACTGAAGATCGCGGTGGAAATGCTAAATGCGCCTGATAAGGTGCCACAGTTGATAGAGTTTGACCAAAGTCAGCCTCTGTCGAGTATCATTCAACTGCTCTGTAAGGCGTGGGGCCTCCCAGACCCTTCCAATTATGCACTACAGTTCTCTGAAAGCAACAATCAAAATTACATCACGGAAAAGAATAGGAATGAAATTAAGAATGGATCAGTTTTACGTCTGGAGCAATCTCCCGCAAAGACGGTTCAAGATATATTGGCCAAAATAAATACAGGTACAGAACCCGAGCAATGTACTGCTCTGATGAAGTTATCAACTGTCAGCAGCGATTTAACCTTTGCActggaatttattaataaaaaaggatTGTCTCTCATTATAAGTAACATTGAAACAGGAAAATTTAAAGGTAGTGCATTAAAATACGCGTTAGTCACTTTTGTTGAATTGATGGATCATGGAATTATATCATGGGATATTTTAGAAAATCAGTTTATCAACAAAGTTGTCAGTTTTGTAAGCAATCAAACTAACACACAGGATCCTAAGATCATCCAGTCCTGTCTATCTATACtcgaaaatattgtattaaatagcTCAGGAAAGAATTCCCATGTTGAAAAAGAAATAACTATTCCAAGTTTGATTTCCCATTTAGAGAACTCCGACAGAGTGATCCAACAAAATGCCATAGCCCTTATAAATGCAATCTTCTCCAAAGCAGATTTgactaaaagaaaaacaattgcTGCAACCTTATGCTCCAAACAAGTacgcaataaaatatatgaaaatcttATTACAAAGAATGTATCTAAGGAAGCATTGGGTACAGAGTTGGCACATCAGCTCTATGTATTGCAGACATTAACTTTGGGTCTCTTAGAGCCAAGAATGCGGCAAAGAGCTGATGTCCAGGAGCAGGAAtcgcaagaaaaaataaaagagcTTAGAAAATATGCATTTGAAAGTGACAACAACACAAATATTGAAGTAACAACAAGACGGCAAGGTGGGAGCTTGACTAAAGACTTCAAGAAACTTGGCTTCAAATGTGAAATAGATCCAATAAAGGATTTTAACGAAATACCACCTGGAGTGTTGGCATTGGACTGTATGCTGTATTTTGCAAGGAATTACAGGGAAGATTACACAAAGATTGTGTTAAGGAATAGTTGCAGAGCTGACGAACAAGAATGTCCATTTGGTAAAACAAGCGTTGAATTAGTCAAGCTGTTATGTGAGATATTGCACATTGGTGAATCTCCCAGTGAGCAAGGTCAAACTTATCACCCATTATTTTTCACTCATGACCATCCCTTCGAAGAGCTATTTTGTATCTGCATTGTATTGTTGAATAAGACTTGGAAGGAAATGAGAGCGACCACTGAAGACTTTATTAAAGTACTAAGCGTTGTGAGAGAACAAATAACGAGAGCACTAGCAGCTTCACCAAAAGGATTTGATAAATTTCGACAAAAGGTTAAAGAACTAACATACAACGAAATTACACACTTGTGGCAACAAGAACGAACAAACAGAGAAGTATGGGAATCCCATGCAAGACCCATTGTTGAATTAAAAGAGAAGATCACCCCTgaaataatagatttaattcaGCAGCAACGTCTGGGAGTGCTTGTTGGAGGAACAAGATTTAAGAAGTACATGAAAATCAAtagaaaagataaattttggTTTGTTCGTCTGTCGCCGAACCATAAAATATTGCATTACGGCGAGTGTGATGAAAAGAGTACACCGAGTTTGGAAGAACTTGGCTCTAAGTTAGCAGTGGCTGATATTAAATGTGTTGTGGTGGGAAAAGATTGTCCACACATGAAAGACTTGAAGGGCAAAATTAGTAGCCCTCATTTGGCGTTCTCTTTAATACTGAAAGCTGCCGAAGTTCCTTCGTTGGACTTTGTCGCTCCAGATGAACAGATCTTTGATTACTGGACAGATGGCATTAATGCTTTGCTAAAAGAAAAGATGACGAGTAAATCGTATGAGAACGATTTAGAGACGCTGCTATCTATGGATATCAAAGTTCGCTTGCTTGACGCCGAAGGTATCGACATTCCACAGGACCCACCTCAAATTCCACCAGAACCGGAAGACTATGACTTTTATTATGAGAACAATTAA
- the LOC123694021 gene encoding transmembrane protein 87A, with amino-acid sequence MYVLRTVFILVVAAFRFVISFSDVGKWDLLLNGETCNFTVAKSLFKDSKLIIVLHCQEAANLTVAYSWRQTPCSPEYNHFFEKRIVDCSNVVVPPVFISNHSSAQAINVVQTVSCDGKNPIFFYSEKDKGSETDQSVKSLTPSLLTVEREGVYVLTMSVRSSVKYEASMHIEMVAPSGYLSAAIWPFLPFFGVMCGVYALLCAGWLIVCGLQWRDLLRIQYWIGGVALLGMVESATYYGVYSSINSTGYFNAGVFMFAEWVSVAKRALARMLVIIVSLGFGIVKPRLGPALQRVLGTGALWALLAGIDVWLRLHHKADDSNRDLLLSEAPLSLLDSAICWWVFVSLAHTMRTLQLRRNAIKLALYRYFTNTLIFAVIASVIFMLYTLKSYRILFCITDWKEVWMDEAFWHILFACVLAAIMVLWRPTNNNQRYAFTPLLDNAEDDEDEEEQFVNDAYGVKMRGTSISEPSDNRDLPEPNTTSLDSDLRWVEENIPTSTLPLLDSDEEIINTKFEVSKMQ; translated from the exons ATGTATGTTTTAAGAACTGTATTTATACTAGTCGTAGCAGCCTTTAGATTTGTTATAAGTTTTTCCGATGTTGGAAAATGGGACTTACTACTTAATGGG GAAACCTGTAACTTTACGGTAGCAAAATCATTGTTTAAGgactcaaaattaattattgtat taCATTGCCAAGAGGCTGCCAATTTAACTGTAGCATATTCTTGGAGGCAGACACCATGTTCTCCAGAATACAACCATTTTTTCGAAAAG CGAATCGTAGACTGCTCAAATGTGGTTGTGCCACCTGTGTTCATAAGCAACCACAGCTCGGCCCAGGCTATAAATGTAGTACAAACAGTGTCGTGCGATGGCAAGAATCCCATTTTTTTCTACAGTGAAAAAGATAAAGGATCTGAGACTGATCAAAGTGTAAAGTCT CTTACCCCATCATTACTAACAGTGGAAAGAGAAGGTGTCTATGTACTGACCATGTCAGTGAGGAGTAGTGTTAAGTATGAAGCATCTATGCATATTGAAATGGTAGCGCCATCTGGGTATTTGTCTGCGGCTATCTGGCCGTTTTTACCG TTCTTTGGCGTAATGTGCGGTGTGTACGCACTATTATGTGCGGGCTGGTTGATCGTGTGTGGACTACAATGGCGTGATTTACTAAGGATACAGTATTGGATTGGTGGAGTAGCGTTGCTTGGTATGGTGGAAAGTGCTACATATTATGGAGTTTATTCGTCGATTAATAGCACTGG TTATTTCAACGCGGGCGTGTTCATGTTCGCCGAGTGGGTGTCGGTGGCCAAGCGTGCGTTGGCTCGCATGCTCGTCATCATCGTGTCGCTTGGCTTTGGGATTGTCAa GCCGCGGCTCGGTCCCGCGCTCCAACGGGTACTCGGCACGGGTGCTCTATGGGCGCTACTAGCTGGTATAGACGTGTGGCTCCGCTTGCACCACAAGGCTGATGATTCTAATAGGGACTTGTTGCTATCTGAGGCGCCGCTCTCGTTGTTGGACAGCGCCATCTGTTGGTGGGTGTTCGTGTCGCTAGCGCATACGATGCGCACACTGCAACTGAGGAG GAACGCAATAAAGCTGGCCTTGTACAGATATTTCACAAACACGCTAATATTCGCTGTCATTGCATCTGTGATATTTATGCTCTACACCCTTAAGTCATACAGGATTCTATTTTGTATTACG GATTGGAAGGAAGTATGGATGGACGAGGCGTTCTGGCACATTCTATTCGCTTGTGTGCTCGCGGCTATCATGGTGCTGTGGCGGCCGACTAACAACAACCAGCGTTATGCGTTCACGCCGCTGCTAGATAACGCGGAGGACGATGAGG atGAAGAAGAACAATTCGTGAACGACGCGTACGGCGTGAAAATGCGCGGCACAAGCATTAGCGAGCCCTCAGACAATCGCGATCTTCCAGAACCGAACACAACTTCACTCGACTCAGACTTGCGATGGGTCGAAGAGAACATACCGACTAGCACATTACCATTATTAGATTCcgatgaagaaataattaacaCCAAGTTTGAGGTGTCGAAGATGCaataa